The genomic stretch CGCGCTCTATCGGACGCTCCGCCAGCGGACCATGGCCGGGGCCGCCCTCGACGTCTGGTATCGCTATCCGACCAGCGGGGAGCCGACCTTTCCCTCGCGTCACCCATTCCACGAGCTGCCCCACGTGCTCATGACGCCGCATGTGTCCGGCTGGACCGAGGGCACCATGGAGGGGCGGGCCATGCTCGTGGCGGAGAACATCGGGCGCGTGGCGCGGGGCGAGCCCGTGTCCAACCTGATTCCGCGAATCGCCTAGGTCGTGTCACCGGGTAGGTCTTGCCGGTGACGGAAAATCTTTCCGTGATTGAGCAGCTTGTCCATTTTTCGGGTCGCCGCGTAACTGGGGGGATTCAGGATATTCGGCGATTCCTGATCGCGTGAGCGCGCTGGCACATGGGTTGCGTCTCCATTGGAAGGCGTGTCGTCCACGCCGAGGAGGAACACTATGGCTCACGTGCTTCGCGCTGGATGGCTGTGCTCCCTGGCTGTGCTCGTCGCTACCGCCTGCACGGTCGCCCCGCGGCCGGGCTCCCCCGTACCTCCCGCTGCCGAGGTCCTTCCGGCGGACGCGCGCGCGCTCGCCTATGGCCAGACGGTCGACCAGATCCTGCAGAACCCGGAGATGGGGGACAAGATTCGCGCGCTCTTCGGGCCTGACTGGATGCCCGCCTCCCAGGGCGGCGGTCAGCTCGTCATGGGCGCCGCGCCATACTTCGAGCGTGGTGGCCCCTTGCGGATGCTTCGCATCGGAGGCGTGGACTACATCGCCGTGACGGGCTGCGTGCCGCGCGACTGCGACACCCAGCGCGTGCTTCTCTTGATCCGCGCCCATGGATCCCAGCTCCTCGCTCGTCTCGACGAGGGCGGCTTCTCGCATTACTACGGCTACGGGAGCGAGGCCCTGACTCGAGATACCGCGCCCATGGTGGTGGACAGCGGGCTGCGGGCCCTCAAGCGCACGGGCAACCCGTACCCGAGGACCACCTCCTAGCCAGCAGGCTGCGGCGACGGGCGTGCGGCCATGCACGCGCGCCCGTCGCCGTACTACCGCCCCGCCGCCGCTCCCTCGATGCCGAGCTCTGCGAGCCGCGCTCCGCGCAGTGGCCGGCTTGACAAGGGGATGGGCCGCGCTCAGTCTCTGCCCGGGCACGCGCCGTGCCCGGCCTCTCAGGGAAAGGAGATTCGGCCATGGCTACGAGCGTCGCAGTGTCCGGGATGGAAGGGGTCAGAAAAGCTCGGGGCTGGCTGCTCGGGCTCGGCATTGTCCTCATCCTGGTCGGCACGCTGGCCCTGGGCGCGGCCGTCCTGGCCACGCTAGCCTCCGTCCTCTTCTTCGGCTGGCTGCTCCTCATCTCGGGCGCCATCGAGGTCGGCTATGCCTTCCGCCAGCCGAAATGGGGCGGGGTCGGCCTTCACGTCGTCAATGGCGTGCTGGGCGTGGTCGCGGGCTTCATCCTCGTCCTGCATCCAACCTCCGGCGCGGTCGTGCTGACCCTACTCATGGCCATGTTCTTCATGATCGGGGGTCTCTTCCGGATCATCACGGCCCTTCTGATGCGCTACCCGCACTGGGGCTGGGTGCTGCTGAACGGTCTCATCACCCTCGTGCTCGGAGTGCTGATCTGGAGGCAGATGCCCGGCGCCGCGCTCTGGATCATTGGCATGTTCGTGGGCATAGACCTGATCTTCTGCGGCTGGTCCTGGGTCATGCTGGCTTTGGCCCTTCGGACCGAGGACAAGACGACCTAAATCAGCCTCTAGGAGACTCCTGTCCGAGTAATGGGCCAGATGGTTGGGAGTCTTCTAGCGCAGGCCGCGGAGGAGATCGCTCGCCTCGGGGATGGAGGGATTGAGCTGGAGGGCGCGGCCGAGGTGGAAGAGCGCTTGAGTCCGGTCGCCCGATTGAAGGAAAGCCTTGCCCATGGTCAGGTAGGCCGCGGCGTTCGATGCGTCGTGGCGCAGGTACTCCTGGAAAAGCTTGGCCGCGCTGTCGATATTCCCGCGTTGCATGGCTCGCACGCCGCCGTCGAGAAGCTCCCGCAGCAGATCACTCCTGAGCGCTCCCCCGGCGTCCGTCTGTAGACCGCGGGCGAGCGTGCCGAGCGCCTGGTCGTACTGCGCGCTCGCCAGATAGGCTCGGCCGGCGCCGAGATAGCCCTTGGCATCGGTGGGGCGCAGACGGATGTACTCCGTGAAATCCGCGATGGCCTCGGCGAATTGGCCGCTCGTGACCGCGGCCAACCCCCCGCCGAAGAGCGCCTCGCCAAAGGTGGCGACCACGTCCTCGCCTCCCGGAGAGGCCTGATAGGCGAGCCGGGCATTGGTGATGGCCTTGCCCCACGAGCTCTTGGCGATGCAACAGCGCGCGAGGTAGACATAGGCGAGGAAGCGGGTGCGGTCGAGCTCGATGACCCGCTCGAACTTCGCGATGGCTTCGTCGTACTTCTTCTCGGCGTAAAGCTGCCGGCCCTCCTCCATGAGGGAATCGGGCCTCTCGAATCCGAGAGAGGCGCAGCCGCCGGCCAGGGCCACGAGGAGAAGGCAGATCAGCGCCACCGTCCCCCGCCGCCCTCCCGCTCTCATCAACTGCTTCCTCCTGCGCGCGGAAGAATCCGGGCGCTCAGGCGGTGGTGAGCCCAGCCGGGCAGCTCACGCCGGTGCCGCCGCCGCCGCAATAGCCCCACGGGTTCTTGGCGAGGTATTGCTGATGGTAGTCCTCGGCATAGTAGAACTCGGTCGCCGGGCAGATCTCCGTCGTGATGGTCTTGTAGCCGGCCTTGCTGAGCACGCGCTGGTAGGCGTCGCGTGAGGCGAGGGCCGCCTTCTCCTGCGGCTCGCCGTAGGTATAGATCGCCGAGCGGTACTGGGTGCCCACGTCATTGCCCTGGCGCATGCCCTGGGTCGGATCGTGATTCTCCCAGAAGACGCGCAGCAGCTCGTCGTAGGAGATCTTGGCGGGATCGAACACGACGCGCACCGCTTCGGTGTGGCCCGTCATCCCGCTGCAGACTTCTTCGTAGGTCGGATTGGGCGTGAAGCCGCCCGCATAGCCCACGGATGTCGAGTAGACGCCCGGGAGCTCCCAGAACTTTCGCTCCTCGCCCCAGAAGCACCCCATGCCGAAGGTCGCGAGCTCCATACCCGCGGGGAAGAGAGGGCTGAGGCGCGCGCCCGAGACGAAGTGCTTCTCGGGAACGGGCATGGCCGTGGCGCGGCCGCGGAGGGCCTCGTCCTTCATGATCATCGAGCGTTTCTTTAGGCCGAACATTTCTCGCCTCCTCTAGAGGACGACCTTCTTGTCGCGGAGCTCCTGGATTCTCGCCGGCGTGAAGCCGCAGGCGACCAGGATCTCGTCGGTGTGCTGGCCGCGCAGCGGTGCCGCGCGCCTGACCCCCGGGGTCATTCGCGAGAACTTCAGCGGCGTTCCCACCACGGGAATTTCCCCGAGGCGCGGATGGGTCACGCGCTGGATGATGCCGCGCTCGATCGTTTGCGGATCGTTCATCACCTGATCCACGGTATTGACGGGGGTCGCCGGCACGTCCGCCTCCGCGAGGATCTTCAGGAGCTCTTCGCGGTCGCGGTCGGCGATCACCTGCTCGAGCCGCGTCTCGAGCTCGACTCGGTTCTTCACCCGCTGCTGATTGACGGCGAAACGCGGGTCGGCGGCCAGATCGTCGAGGCCGAGGGCGCGGGCGAACTTGATCCAGAAGCGGTCATTGGCGGCCGCGATGAAGATCCACTGGTCGTCGCGGCACTTGAAGTTCCGATAAGGCGAGAGCGATGGGTGCCCCGAGCCCAGGGCCTTGGGCACGGCGCCCGTGAGCAGGTAGCCCTCGGCGTGGAAGGCGAGGAGGCTGACCGCGGTCTCGAGGAGGGAGCCGTCCACGCGCTGGCCGAGGCCCGTTTTGTCGCGCTGGATGAGCGCGCTGCAGATGCCGAGGGCGCAGAGGATGCCGGTCGAGAGATCGAGGAAAGAGACGCCGGCCCGCACCGGCTGCCCGTCCGGCTCGCCCGTGATGGACATGATGCCGCTGAACGCCTGCATGAGCGCCTCGTACCCCGGGCTGTCCTTGCGGGGGCCGGTTCGGCCAAACGCGGAGACGGAGCAGTAGATGAGCCGCGGATTGATCGCGGCAAGCGCGTCATAGCCCAGCCCGAAGGTTTCCATGGTCCCCGTGCGGAAATTCTCGATGAGGACGTCGGCGTCCCGGACGAGCGCCTTGACGACGTCGACTCCCTCCGGGGCCTTGAGATCGAGGGCCATGCCGCGCTTGTTGCGGTTGAAGAGAAGATAGGCCGCGGCCTCGCCGTCCTTGTGCGGAGGCCAGGTACGCGACTCGTCGCCGCTGCCCGTGTCCTCCACCTTGACGACGTCCGCCCCCAGGTCAGCGAGGAGGGCGCCGCACCAGGGGCCGGCGATGACGCGCGAGAGATCGATGACACGAATGCCGTCGAGGGCGAGCAGGTCGGGAGTCATGGACGCTATGATACCGCAGCGACGGGGCGTTCAGCCCCGCGGTCTTGACCCCTTACGGGAAAGCCCGTAGTGTCCGGCGCAGGTCTATGACGGACAGCGATCGCCAGTTCTATCTGCGGGTCTTCTGGGTGGCCGCGGCCGCGCTCCTGGCCGTCGGGGTCTTCGAGGTCCTGCGCCCCTTCTTCGAATCCATCGTGTGGGCCGTGCTCCTGGCCTTTCTGCTCAAGCCCGTGAACGGGCGCCTCACGCGCATGCTCGGCGGCCGCCGGGGCGCCGCGGCGATCATCCTGACCACGGCGGGTTTCCTCTTCGTGCTGGTCCCCGTGGGCATGCTCGCCGTGGTGTTCGGTCGCCAGGCCAGCGAGCTGATCGGAAGCCTGCAGGCGCTCGCGGAGCGGTACAAGGTCTCGCAGACGAGTGATCTCTGGAACCTGCCCATCGTCCACCGTGTCCTCGTGTGGCTCAACGACTTCCTTCCCGTGGACACCACGCAGCTTCAGGCCGCCGCCATCGAGGCCACCAAGAGCCTCCTCGGGCTCTTCGTCACCACGAGCGGCAGCCTCTTCGCGAGCGCCCTCGGCACCCTCTTCAACATGCTCATGACGCTCTTCCTCATCTTCTTCTTCCTGCGCGACTGGGACGTGATGGTGGCCGCCACCCTGCGTCTGGTCCCGCTCGACCCGCGTCGGAAGGAGAGTCTCGTCGAGCACATCGCCTCAGTGACGCGGGGGGTCGCTCTGGGCTCCATGGTCACGGCCGCGGTCCAGGGGGCGCTGGTCGGTATCGCCTTCCTGCTCGTCGGCTTGCCGTCGGTCGTGGTCTTCGGCGTGCTCGCCGCGGTGGCCGCGCTCCTGCCCGTCCCGGGCACGGCGGCGGTGTGGGTGCCCGCGGCCATCGTCCTCTTCGCACAGGGACGGATGGGGGCAGCCGTGTTCATGCTGCTGTGGGGCGGCCTCGTCGTCGTCGGCATGTCCGACAGCTTGATCCGGCCGGCCTTCGTGTCGGGGCAGGCGGAGATGTCCACGCTGCCCGTCTTCCTGGGACTCATGGGCGGGATCGGCGCCTTCGGGGCGGTGGGGATCGTGGTGGGACCGGTGCTCGTGGCCATCACGCTCGCGCTGCTCCGCTTCGCCGCGGAAGCGGGGATGGCGGGGCGTGCTCAGGACACCTGACGGAATAGCGGCTACCAGGTCCGAGCGTTCGGAACGCTCTTGGATCGGATGAGTAGTCGCCCCATATGCTAGAGCAGTCCATCGCGGGGGCCGTCGAAGTCGCTCGTGGCGCGGGCCTTGATACCCGCGTGGTCAGCGCAGCAATCCGCGGCT from Candidatus Methylomirabilota bacterium encodes the following:
- a CDS encoding HdeD family acid-resistance protein, which gives rise to MATSVAVSGMEGVRKARGWLLGLGIVLILVGTLALGAAVLATLASVLFFGWLLLISGAIEVGYAFRQPKWGGVGLHVVNGVLGVVAGFILVLHPTSGAVVLTLLMAMFFMIGGLFRIITALLMRYPHWGWVLLNGLITLVLGVLIWRQMPGAALWIIGMFVGIDLIFCGWSWVMLALALRTEDKTT
- a CDS encoding tetratricopeptide repeat protein, which produces MRAGGRRGTVALICLLLVALAGGCASLGFERPDSLMEEGRQLYAEKKYDEAIAKFERVIELDRTRFLAYVYLARCCIAKSSWGKAITNARLAYQASPGGEDVVATFGEALFGGGLAAVTSGQFAEAIADFTEYIRLRPTDAKGYLGAGRAYLASAQYDQALGTLARGLQTDAGGALRSDLLRELLDGGVRAMQRGNIDSAAKLFQEYLRHDASNAAAYLTMGKAFLQSGDRTQALFHLGRALQLNPSIPEASDLLRGLR
- the msrA gene encoding peptide-methionine (S)-S-oxide reductase MsrA — its product is MFGLKKRSMIMKDEALRGRATAMPVPEKHFVSGARLSPLFPAGMELATFGMGCFWGEERKFWELPGVYSTSVGYAGGFTPNPTYEEVCSGMTGHTEAVRVVFDPAKISYDELLRVFWENHDPTQGMRQGNDVGTQYRSAIYTYGEPQEKAALASRDAYQRVLSKAGYKTITTEICPATEFYYAEDYHQQYLAKNPWGYCGGGGTGVSCPAGLTTA
- a CDS encoding CoA transferase; amino-acid sequence: MTPDLLALDGIRVIDLSRVIAGPWCGALLADLGADVVKVEDTGSGDESRTWPPHKDGEAAAYLLFNRNKRGMALDLKAPEGVDVVKALVRDADVLIENFRTGTMETFGLGYDALAAINPRLIYCSVSAFGRTGPRKDSPGYEALMQAFSGIMSITGEPDGQPVRAGVSFLDLSTGILCALGICSALIQRDKTGLGQRVDGSLLETAVSLLAFHAEGYLLTGAVPKALGSGHPSLSPYRNFKCRDDQWIFIAAANDRFWIKFARALGLDDLAADPRFAVNQQRVKNRVELETRLEQVIADRDREELLKILAEADVPATPVNTVDQVMNDPQTIERGIIQRVTHPRLGEIPVVGTPLKFSRMTPGVRRAAPLRGQHTDEILVACGFTPARIQELRDKKVVL
- a CDS encoding AI-2E family transporter, with amino-acid sequence MTDSDRQFYLRVFWVAAAALLAVGVFEVLRPFFESIVWAVLLAFLLKPVNGRLTRMLGGRRGAAAIILTTAGFLFVLVPVGMLAVVFGRQASELIGSLQALAERYKVSQTSDLWNLPIVHRVLVWLNDFLPVDTTQLQAAAIEATKSLLGLFVTTSGSLFASALGTLFNMLMTLFLIFFFLRDWDVMVAATLRLVPLDPRRKESLVEHIASVTRGVALGSMVTAAVQGALVGIAFLLVGLPSVVVFGVLAAVAALLPVPGTAAVWVPAAIVLFAQGRMGAAVFMLLWGGLVVVGMSDSLIRPAFVSGQAEMSTLPVFLGLMGGIGAFGAVGIVVGPVLVAITLALLRFAAEAGMAGRAQDT